The Drosophila sechellia strain sech25 chromosome 2R, ASM438219v1, whole genome shotgun sequence nucleotide sequence GTGAGCCACATACACAATACAATCGGGATGAAAACGCGACATGCGGGTATACCAAAAAATTGTGGCGCGTGCTCTCAGTTGAACATGCTCCATTGCCGGGGACGCATTCCAGCACGCTTTCAATAAACTTGGCCAACATAAATTTAAACCGAATGCCATTTCTCATGCTTCCAGCGCGATGTCCTCATACTGGAGCCCACCGGATCGGATATCCTGAATTGTGTGTCAAAAGGAAAACGGGAGGTGAGTGGCTCGTCGTCAATTTCTATAACCATTAAAATCCTTTCAAAGCATGTGCAAAATTTTCTATCGATATCAACGAATTTGTGAACTTAACTCATGCCACCGTCCTTCCCACtttatttccatttgcatttccacaAAAACCACCATATGATTTCCTTACGGCTATTATTTTCTAACATTTATTACaattacacaaaacaaaacaaaacaaaaaaactacaaatcgaatgcaattgcattttctgGCGCTTGACAAGAAGGTGGAATGCCGAAATCACATAAGGGTTATCCAGCCGATGAACTTCAATGGCCAGAAGCTATATGTTTGCGGGACCAACGCCCACAATCCCAAGGATTACGTAATAAACGTAAGTACACAGAAAAGATGGATATAATGTTCCATTAAAGACTGCTTAAATAGTCAAGAAATGAATTTCAAACCTTGGGGGCATTCTGAGTCCTTtggcataaattaaaaatccttTTTTCGCGATGTGGGAAAAAGGGGTTTTCCAGCGACTTCATCAATGTGCCTAATTGGGAATGTCAGTCAAGTTTTTGAAGTTCATTTCAGCCCAGCGGGCGACCAAAATTAAAGTCAACTAATGCGCTTTTCGTTCGTTTGCTTTTTCTCTCTCCCCAATCCACCCGCTACTGAACCACCGGCTCATTTGACCCGCAGGCAAACTTAACACATTTACCCAGATCCCAGTACGTGCCCGGCATTGGCCTGGGCATTGGCAAGTGTCCCTACGATCCTGCTGACAACTCAACCGCCGTCTATGTGGAGAACGGAAATCCCTTCGGCCTGCCCGCCCTGGTAAGTTCGACCCGAAAAGCGGAAGTGGAATAAAAGTACGGATAAAGGAAGGcgcaaataaaaagaaaaatgtcaattgtaataaaattacaaaagtaAAGCGGGGCCCAAAGACGAAGGAAGTTGGCAAAGTTGTGTTTGGGACGAGGcaagaaaattttaaagaCGGCAAAAACAGAGAAAGGCAGCAATAAAGCAGCTCAAATTAAATTAGAGCacaaggcacacacacacacatacacatacacatgaGCAGATGAGTTCACTCAGAGAGGGAGGCACGTGCGTACACTTTATGCGTAattgtgtgcgtgcgtgccCTGGCTTACTgggcgtatgcgtgatgtTCGAGCCTTATCAACAGTTGCCCCCTTGCTAACAATGTCTGTGTCATTTCTCTCCCCCGCCTTAACCCAAAATGCAGTACGCCGGCACAAATGCCGAGTTCACCAAAGCGGATTCCGTCATATTCCGCTCGGACCTGTATAACCTGACGAATGGACGCAAGGAGGCCAACTTCAAGAGAACCGTGAAGTACGACTCCAAGCTGCTGGACAGTAAGTAGTGGTCATAAATCATATATTGTTAAGAGtacttttaaatgaaattcaaataatatgTAACAAATCTCACACATTATTCGCTTCATTTTCAGAGCCCAACTTCGTCGGCTCCTTTGAGATTGGTGAATTTGTGTACTTCTTCTTCCGCGAACATGCCGTTGAGTATATAAATTGCGGAAAAGCAGTCTACTCCCGCGTGGCTCGGGTGTGCAAGAACGACCGCGGTGGCAAGTACATGATGAGCCAGAATTGGGCCACGTATCTGAAGGCGCGGATGAACTGCAGCATCTCCAGCGAATTTCCCTTCTACTTCAACGAGATACAATCCGTCTACAAGATGCCAACGGACGATACCAAGTTCTATGCCACGTTCACAACGAATACGAATGGTCTGATTGGATCGGCTGTGTGCAGCTACGACATCCGGGATATCAATGCGGCCTTCGACGGTGAGTATTCACTGTAGATATAGGTcggtgtctgtgtgtgtgtgtgtggggtgtGTGGGATGCTCGTGTGATTTATTGCAGTGTCCATAATTCTCCGGCGGGATTCCTTTTCTCCGGCGACGGATGCGGATGGAATTACGCGCACAGGTGGAGGCCTTTCCCTGGAATTTGAGCGTTAAATGGTGCGCATTGAATTGATGGTGGCAGTCGCAAACGCCCACCCTCGCCCACTTCTTTCATGGAAACAGCCTGGCAGCTGAGTTTCTTTAACTGCAGGACCTCCGGTCCAAGTAATGAGTACAGTCAACACTCTCTGCCCAGCCCAACTTGCCCCGGAAAGTTCATTAACACCATAAAGTCGGGCTCTGGCTGCAAGTGTGGAGCGGTGCCAAGACTGACATGCAGACAATCGGGCAGACAGATCCTGCCACACAGACACTGCCACCGGGCAAAGTGGTGCAAAAAATCTGGCATACACTTAAAATTCATTACGAAAAGTTTGCGGGCATGTTGTACAGACAACGGCGAGtgtgataaaaaaaaatgtggaaagCCACAGCAATTAATTATGGCCACAAACGATTATGGAGCCGCTCTCGAAGGCCAGAATGTGATTCTTAAATTGTATTCCATGCTTGCCGCGTAATCATGCTCTTGCGGGAAtctgaaaataataatatgcaaatattcacAGGGAAACACTGCGAGATTTAACGAAAAAATGTGAACTTGTAGTGCAGTAGGAAAAAAAATCGTTttctttttgattttatttatgtaaatgGGCTGTCTATAATATATCAAATTCTCATGTTTTTATAGCTAAGAAAGTTTATAAAAAAACTTTGTTCCGTATGTGCGGcagaaaaagtttttaaatattacaatccgATTGCCGCGTTGTTGCATGAACATTAAAGCACTGTTCGTGTCtcttaaattgtatttttatttaccgACTGCGAGTGCGAGTGCCACAAATCAGCTGGCGCGCAGTACTGACACACATAAATTAAGAGCAGCATTCCCCGGCACTCAACTCCGTACTGATGCGCCCATCTCCATTCTCCGTATATTCCACTCCCCATCCAGGCAAATTCAAGGAGCAGGCCACCTCGAACAGCGCCTGGCTGCCCGTGCTGAACTCCAAAGTGCCGGAGCCACGTCCTGGCACTTGCCACAACGACACCGCCACGCTGCCGGACTCCGTACTGAATTTCATTCGCAAGCATCCGCTAATGGACAAGGCGGTCGATCATGAATTTGGCAATCCGGTCTTCTTCAAGCGGGACGTCATACTCACCAAGCTGGTGGTGGACAAGTAAGTGAGAACTGTATTCATTAGCGCCGCcagccagttgccagttgacTGTCGGTCGGTCTGGCAAGGAGCCAGGAGCACGGCTACTCCGTATCCTTGTTGACATTCGTCCGACCAATGTATGTGTGCACTGACagcaaaaaaaatcaattcattaaaaaagtaataataatttgcTCATAAGGAGCATGAGCCAGTAAGGCTTAACATTTCACAAAAATTGAATGAAGTTATTGCCTTGTTTATTTATCCAAAATATAACagttaaaaattcaaaatgatcTAAAAGATACTTAGCAAGATACTGAGCTTCTGGCAGATTTATTTAGCTCGACATGTTAAAACttcatttgtttttctctcagtgcacagCATCCTGGGCTGGCTGTGTGCTGTCAGTTGTTCTGGCAGCGAAAAATGTTTTGTCTTGGCCGGAACTTGTGAACAAAGTGCCGCAGGATGCGTTTTCAGCTAAGCGCTTTCCACTGACGCTGCCATTCTTGtcttctttttttcgcctCGCTCTTTTTCGCCGCAGGATACGGATCGACAAGCTGAACCAGGAGTTCCTAGTGTACTTTGTGGCCACGACGTCTGGCCACATCTACAAGATAGTGCAGTTCATGCACTACGGCCAGCGGCACTCGAACCTAGTGGACATATTCGAGGCCTCGCCGCACAACGAACCCATCCGGGAGATGACCCTCAGCCACAAGACAGGATCCCTGTACGTGGCCACCGATCACCAGGTGAAGCAGATCGACATTGCCATGTGCGCCCGCCGCTACGACAGCTGCTTCCGCTGCGTCTCGGATCCCTACTGCGGCTGGGACAAGGACGTCAATGCCTGCCGACCCTACCAGCTGGGTCTGCTGCAGGATGTGGCCAACGAGACGTCCGGGATCTGCGACACCAGTGTGCTGCGCAAGAAGGTCACCTCCTCCTACGGCCAAACCCTGCACCTCTCCTGCTTTGTCAAAATGCCGGAAGTGCTGCGGAAGAAGCAGACACGCTGGTACCATCACTCCACCGAAAAAGGACGGTGAGTATTGCGGAATAGCATCTTTCATATAGTATTggtactatatatatataaatgtatatggCTATTAAAGATTACACAGGATTTCCACTATCTAAATAGGATCTATGTTATTTGGGGCACATTCTTTGATATCTATTGATATCTGTTTAACACTAACATTTTTTAGAAATATGATATGAGACAAATATAACACTGTTTCATGACGTGCAAGCCCATTAGTTTCAACAATAGGGAACATTTCAAACACAAATAACTTTAAAGCGCGAAGACCATCGTATTTGGAGCTATTTTTGGGGGAACCCTACACCATTCGCGCTTATCCGAATCGCAGATCTCTGGGAAAATTGAAAGCGAATAACGGCGGGGAAAATGTGTAAGCGATACGCCGCTTCATCTCACTTAGCCGCGCCAATGCTGCGGTAAATTGACACTTTAAAATGCGCTCGAAGTCTGCTTTTTGGCGTTTTCGCCGCTGCCGGTGCCCAAGTAATGGAAAAACTTTCAACTTTCCAACTGAATTGTCGACGCAGTCGAAGTTGAAGTCGAAGTCTGTGTGTCTCGCGCACACACTttatattgatttttattgtgCGTCCTCTCAATGCGAATAGAAATTGGAAAATCCCCTGCGCTATCGCAGCAGCCATCTGAAAAGCCATCTCTCTACATCTGTCTCTATCTCTTGTCTCCCATctctttttctctctgtgGCAGCTACGAGGTGCGCTACACCCCCACCAAGTACATCGACACCAACGAGGGCGGTCTGGTCCTCCTGGCGGTGAACGAGGGCGACGGCGGGCGATACGACAGCTACTTGGACGGCACCCTGCTCTGCAGCTACGGCGTCACCGTGGACGCCCACAGGTGAGTCAGCTCGGGAATCGCTAGTGAGGTGGCCAGTGGTGCCAACTGGGGCTGGCCAAGACGGGGTTGGAAATGCCAATGATAAGATACTTTGGAGAAACTAACAAATTCATGAGTTCTAATGACATATTACCAGCTTACATTAAATA carries:
- the LOC6609443 gene encoding semaphorin-2A produces the protein MPLNAQLKIAQSVNKVKSAKVSDSNCCAKKQQKYSIADFSQAKRQAGSMCATGKGKHRLCSLSVLLLVLVAQTVHVEYAGADYENTWNLYYEPPCCTGSSAAHHLRHHKEHVQDFSCGPLHYKTFYMDERNNALYVGAMDRIFRLNLRNISQSICERDVLILEPTGSDILNCVSKGKREKVECRNHIRVIQPMNFNGQKLYVCGTNAHNPKDYVINANLTHLPRSQYVPGIGLGIGKCPYDPADNSTAVYVENGNPFGLPALYAGTNAEFTKADSVIFRSDLYNLTNGRKEANFKRTVKYDSKLLDKPNFVGSFEIGEFVYFFFREHAVEYINCGKAVYSRVARVCKNDRGGKYMMSQNWATYLKARMNCSISSEFPFYFNEIQSVYKMPTDDTKFYATFTTNTNGLIGSAVCSYDIRDINAAFDGKFKEQATSNSAWLPVLNSKVPEPRPGTCHNDTATLPDSVLNFIRKHPLMDKAVDHEFGNPVFFKRDVILTKLVVDKIRIDKLNQEFLVYFVATTSGHIYKIVQFMHYGQRHSNLVDIFEASPHNEPIREMTLSHKTGSLYVATDHQVKQIDIAMCARRYDSCFRCVSDPYCGWDKDVNACRPYQLGLLQDVANETSGICDTSVLRKKVTSSYGQTLHLSCFVKMPEVLRKKQTRWYHHSTEKGRYEVRYTPTKYIDTNEGGLVLLAVNEGDGGRYDSYLDGTLLCSYGVTVDAHRCSPPSQKQDYQKIYSHWCNEFEKYKSAMKQWQAKQEQCGLKDKTGPISSNGKHVNDVFSNDALV